A genomic window from Kiloniellales bacterium includes:
- a CDS encoding lipid-binding SYLF domain-containing protein, with protein MFTTFNRRRSLLAVAGFVLSVAFLLALVVAPPAKAITEQEDLVNEAELTLKKLLGDENLADMPDFLNRARAVYIVPALFKGGFVLGAEGGKGVLLAKGPDGSWSSPAFYTMAGGSIGIQIGGQVSEMVLTIMNDEALQAILDDNFKMGGDLSIAFGPLGAGIEAGTTTNFDADVYAFSHAVGLFGGGSLEGSAIFMNEDDNQTYYGNVAPPEAILLERRFNNPQSEPLRKLLP; from the coding sequence ATGTTCACGACCTTCAATCGACGCAGGTCCCTGCTGGCCGTTGCCGGTTTCGTTCTCAGCGTGGCGTTCCTCTTGGCGCTGGTCGTCGCGCCGCCGGCCAAGGCGATCACCGAGCAGGAGGATTTGGTCAACGAAGCCGAGCTCACGCTGAAGAAGCTGCTGGGCGACGAAAACCTGGCCGACATGCCCGATTTCCTGAACCGCGCCCGGGCTGTCTATATCGTCCCGGCCCTTTTCAAGGGTGGCTTCGTGCTCGGTGCCGAAGGCGGTAAGGGCGTTCTGCTCGCCAAGGGCCCCGACGGCTCTTGGAGCAGCCCGGCCTTCTACACCATGGCCGGTGGCAGCATCGGCATTCAAATCGGTGGACAGGTCTCCGAGATGGTGCTGACGATCATGAACGACGAGGCCCTGCAGGCGATCCTGGACGACAACTTCAAGATGGGCGGCGACCTCAGCATCGCCTTCGGGCCGCTGGGCGCGGGCATCGAGGCCGGCACCACCACCAACTTCGACGCCGACGTCTACGCCTTCTCCCATGCCGTTGGCCTCTTCGGCGGCGGCTCGCTGGAAGGCTCGGCCATCTTCATGAACGAGGACGACAACCAGACCTATTACGGCAATGTCGCGCCGCCGGAGGCGATCCTGCTGGAGCGCCGCTTCAACAATCCGCAATCGGAGCCCTTGCGCAAGCTGCTTCCCTAG